CTCGACGATTGTACGCGAATTATTGACTTATAATAAAGACATCAGCCAGTTTATTCCCAAAGGGATGAAGATGGGTTGAGAAAAAATATACCGCACAGCTTCTCCTCCTTCGGGAAGGTTGCTCTCCCCCGATAACGGGGGAGTCGGAGGGGGTGAGTACCCGTAGGGGGAGGTGGTAGGTAAAAGTATAAACTTATATATCACTGAATAACAGAATAATATGTATACCTACCACCCCGCCCTACGGGCACCCCTCCTTCCCGAAGGAGGGGAAAGCATGCGGATAAGATTTCCAATAAAGTAAGATTATGAATAAGATTAAAATATATGTCCTTTTGGCTTGCCTGTGGGCAGTATCAACCACACAAGCCCAGAACTTCGGTTCTGAAGCCATGCGGAAGCTACAGATGGCAGAGTTCGCAATCTCTCATTTCTATGTAGACAAAGTAGATGAAAACAAATTGGTGGAAGAAGCCATCATCAAGATGTTGGCACAACTCGACCCGCACTCCACCTACTCGGATGCAGAGGAAGTGAAGAAAATGAACGAGCCTCTTCAAGGTAACTTCGAAGGTATTGGAGTTCAGTTTCAGATGATTGAGGATACTCTGTTGGTAGTGCAACCTGTCAGCAACGGACCTTCCGAGAAAGTCGGCATCCTTGCCGGTGACCGTATCATCGCGGTCAATGACAGCGCCATTGCCGGAGTAAAGATGAGTACGGAAGATATAATGAAACGTCTTCGCGGCCCGAAAGGCTCCAAAGTCAACCTGACGATTGTTCGTCGTGGCGTACAGGATCCTTTATTGTTCACTGTGAAAAGAGATAAAATACCTATCCTTAGCCTCGATGCTTCTTATATGATCCAGCCAAAGACAGGTTATATCCGCATCAACCGTTTTGGAGCAACCACTGCCGAAGAATTCAAGAAAGCAATGACAAGCCTTCAGAAACAAGGCATGAAGGACCTGATTCTCGACCTGCAAGGAAACGGTGGAGGTTACCTGAACGCGGCTATCGATCTTGCCAACGAATTCCTGGGACAAAAGGAACTGATTGTCTACACGGAAGGACGGACTGCCAAACGCAGTGATTTCTACGCCAAAGGAAATGGGGATTTCCGCAATGGACGTCTTATCATCCTGGTAGACGAATATACAGCCTCTGCCAGCGAAATTGTCAGCGGCGCAGTACAGGACTGGGATCGAGGAATTATCGTAGGACGCCGCTCTTTCGGCAAAGGACTGGTACAACGTCCTATCGACCTGCCGGACGGTTCCATGATTCGTTTGACTATTGCACGCTATTACACTCCTGCAGGTCGCTGCATCCAAAAGCCTTACGACAGTTCGACAGATTACAACAAAGATCTGATAGAACGTTTCAATCACGGTGAGCTGATGAATGCTGACAGCATCCACTTCCCGGATTCGCTGAAAGTACAAACCAAGAAACTAGGACGTACCGTTTATGGCGGAGGGGGTATCATGCCGGATTATTTCGTACCTATCGACACTACTCTTTATACGGATTATCACCGTAATCTGGTAGCTAAAGGAGCTGTGATTAAATTCACCATGCAGTTTATCGAAGGGCACCGGAAGGAGTTGAAAAACAAATACAAGAAATTCGAATCGTTTGATGAGAAGTTCGTCGTTGATGATGATATGCTCGCCACTTTAAAAGAAATAGGAGAGAAAGAAGGAGTGAAATTTAATGAAGAACAATATCAGAAGTCGCTCCCTCTCATCAAAACACAGCTTAAAGCACTGATAGCCCGTGACCTTTGGGATATGAACGAATATTTCCGGGTAATGAATACCACCAATGAGAGTATACAAAAGGCGCTGGAGATACTGAATTCGGATGAGTATCAGAAGAAGCTGAAATAAGGTATTCAGTAAACAATCATAAGACACCATTTTTCAGTTTGGTGGACATATATACTCACTATAGTGAAAAAATATCTATCATAAGTATCATTCATTTTGATAGTTTACTCATTATCAAAGAAATAAGTATGATAGATAGCTTTTAAAAAAGGTATCTATCATACTTTTACCAGCAAAAACAGGTTATCTATCATCTACAAAATAGCCGAATAAAGGCCCTATATGCATAAGATAGCTTGTTTTTGTTGAATAGTTTAATTCTCCCCTGCCCTATATCTATCAGATAGAACAAGGCGTATAAATACCTCAAACAAGCAGAGATAGTTTGCTTTTCTCCCTGATATAGTTTATCTTTGTTACCGATATAGTTCATTCTTCATGGCCGTGGCGAATTCCTACCACGGCCGTGAAAAGATACTACCACAGCCATGAAGAGATCTCTCCACGGCCGTGGGAAACTAATGATAAAGGCACCGGAAGACAACTATCCCTATGCCTTAGTCTAAGAATAAAGGCAGGATAACTTATAAAAGCCGCTTGATAGCAAACAAACAACAGCTATATAACACCCTCCCCCTAAGTCCGAAGATGATCGATTAGCTTCGCAACAACAAAAAACAATGCCCTTATAGGCTTGCAACGGTAAATTAAAAAGGCGTAGCAATGTATAAGGCAAAAAACAAATAAATAATGGCAATACAATTTGAATTGTACAAGACTCCCCGTCCCAAGGATGAGGAAGACAAAGAAGTGTATCACGCACGTGTAGTCAACTTCCAACACATTGACACAGACTATTTGGCAAAAGAAATCCAGATAGCAACTTCTCTAACTGAAGGGGATGTAAAGTCAGTTCTCGAATCCCTAAGTCATTTTATGGGAGATCGTCTTCGGGAAGGACAAAGCGTCCATCTGGATGGCATCGGTTATTTCCAGATAAAGCTGAATAGTCAAGAACCTATCACTTCGCCCAAACTAAAAGCGAATCAGATAAAACTCAAAGCCAATATCAGCTTTAAAGCGGATGCCAAACTAAAAAGGTCAGTCAGTGTTGTTCATGTGGAGCGAAGTAAACTGAAACCCCATTCGGCTGTCCTTTCAAATGACGAGATAGACAAATTGCTGACAAACTACTTCAAGA
The Bacteroides caecimuris DNA segment above includes these coding regions:
- a CDS encoding HU family DNA-binding protein; the protein is MAIQFELYKTPRPKDEEDKEVYHARVVNFQHIDTDYLAKEIQIATSLTEGDVKSVLESLSHFMGDRLREGQSVHLDGIGYFQIKLNSQEPITSPKLKANQIKLKANISFKADAKLKRSVSVVHVERSKLKPHSAVLSNDEIDKLLTNYFKSNPVLTRRDFQGLCGFTPTTAARQIKRLKEEEKKLKNINTYYNPIYVPMPGYYGKAEIKTDE
- a CDS encoding S41 family peptidase; its protein translation is MNKIKIYVLLACLWAVSTTQAQNFGSEAMRKLQMAEFAISHFYVDKVDENKLVEEAIIKMLAQLDPHSTYSDAEEVKKMNEPLQGNFEGIGVQFQMIEDTLLVVQPVSNGPSEKVGILAGDRIIAVNDSAIAGVKMSTEDIMKRLRGPKGSKVNLTIVRRGVQDPLLFTVKRDKIPILSLDASYMIQPKTGYIRINRFGATTAEEFKKAMTSLQKQGMKDLILDLQGNGGGYLNAAIDLANEFLGQKELIVYTEGRTAKRSDFYAKGNGDFRNGRLIILVDEYTASASEIVSGAVQDWDRGIIVGRRSFGKGLVQRPIDLPDGSMIRLTIARYYTPAGRCIQKPYDSSTDYNKDLIERFNHGELMNADSIHFPDSLKVQTKKLGRTVYGGGGIMPDYFVPIDTTLYTDYHRNLVAKGAVIKFTMQFIEGHRKELKNKYKKFESFDEKFVVDDDMLATLKEIGEKEGVKFNEEQYQKSLPLIKTQLKALIARDLWDMNEYFRVMNTTNESIQKALEILNSDEYQKKLK